Genomic segment of Bemisia tabaci chromosome 9, PGI_BMITA_v3:
gtaatctcgcaatgctccgctctctGCTGCCATTGAAGTGTCGCTCAGatacgggagaaaagtttaaaaacgagaCCCGATTACGTTTCTCTTATCTTCAACGCTGTCAACATTCgatcgttttcttttttttcaatttgatttcgAATTCTTTTTTCAGGACCTAAAGCTCGTATGTGCCGGCCGCATAACATTACACCCCCAGAGTAGCTAGTTTATTTCATAAATTCTGATCCAAGTAAAATCCTCcaacttttctttctctctttcttctttttttgaatgGCGGCTCACCGTGACATGGATAGGaggctaaaatttgacaaaaatttcaattacacggcagtaacaatttaaattcgcatatctacgaataacaaaaaaaaaaaaaacaaaaaacaaaaaaaaacatgaaaacactgttaaatcgcctttcgcctttatcacaggaggatgtaagatgtgcttaacctcaaacttgcttgctgataacagccatctcgtttgtttatttacggccgtaagaacatcgtatcagcctattttcacgcgaccaatgaaaaaccggcacagaaatggccatactctgtctatgaaggtactctagtgTTGGGGTCTCGACGGTTGTGTACGTTGCGTTGCGACGTGGTAATAATTGTGTTTGTGTTGGGTTTTGCAGCTATGGTTCCGCGGGGTTCGGAGCTCCAAGTTCCGGCATGTGTACGGCCTGCCGGTGAAGCGGGAGAAGTGCTACGACAACGTCCCGATCACGCGCAACGCCCACGATTCGAACTTCTGCGCCGTCAACCCCAAGTTCGTTGCCATCGTCACAGAGGTCGCCGGCGGCGGCGCCTTCCTCGTCCTCCCCATCGAAAAGGTAAGCCCAACCCCCTTTAAACCGGTGCTCCcatccaggcccgccacatcccatctcgggccctggtaccagatttctggcccgggcccctagcacagaggggggtccagggggcctcccccgggaaatttttggaattttaaatctatttggacgcattttgaagctcttatgatggagattttccatcaatttctgcagaataattacgcttttttaagcgtgccagtacggctcgctttttgaaatcactcggatgtaccatagtgcagcacaccgatcaaccaatgctattcaacgggccgtccaaatatttttttcctcggacccgttttcttgtctttgaaccattatactgtcaagccctgatggtctcttaccaaaaaaccgactgaactgctaattgggaacccttgagaacattttcctgtcaaaaccgtattatttcatttgacaaaaacctcatagaagctttcttacgctcggaggactcaactctagaaccttctttcccgccaaaactgtttagccatgagcgtcttgcactgcaagtgcaatctgtgatgagcctcgtgactctttataccatgtactaaccgtggcccctgcagaaattcactcaaaccactgcagttatctcccgatatagctttgggtgtcaggtttcgagcaaggcaataaaagacggcgaggagagggtcgcctcgtcgaacccattatcttccacgcccgattaaccattcaccgtgacgccaggatccagcaaattttcacaaaaattgttttccgtctatttagcgagtttttccttactttccgttaaagtacaaataaaaagagacctcatttgtaaaaatcggccgaataggagagaagttacagttcgaaatccaaagagattaactcaacgcgatttcgatgcacggcagttcgcccaaatcacggtcgtgcgaaatgccgcatatcagcttaaaatcaagataattggacggaatctttaaaatcaatttacatttaACGTTcaagaatcaatattttctcccaaatttagcaaaaagtaccaattgatgcaaataacaaagacgtgaaaatagtaggtatgtgtccaacattttagttattcggcacgcttttccaacatattcatgttggatttttctgcttgtttttactttcagcaccaaatactttcgaactgttgcattcaaaacatctataaaaatttttttgaggggggcagatgatacttttcaattctagggggagccgggccccctggactccccttttgtacgtctatggcaagggagttgagccattgaagtcgagaatGCCCGGACAGgggcctcttagcatccgacaacagaagaaaatgaaacgcagttactcaaaatatcattctacacatatactcaaaatcttgaaaatagatagaatctCTAAAAGAGTAAGACAAATTTTATATTGCCCTAGCGTGTATTTGAAACTTCATTCatcttttgcggaatttttagggccattttttcacttttccttacgagacaaggattacacatgaattcgtaggggattgtcacctgcgtcacgggcctctccagggcccgggccccggtaccgaggacccagtatcccccccccccttgtggcgggcctgctcccatttcccggaactagtactgaatttcggaacttctgagattttcctgaatttttcccggacagggtgtctataagtccgaaatttccggaaagtactgaaatagtactgattttttaagagcggccCCGGAAGTGCTGcaaaagtgcggaattccgcaagaaggtccggaattttttcatttttttgacgcaatttgagcgggaaattcaaattttcgaaatatgCCGAATTTCTTAactggaggtactgaaaaagtacatttgaaaaaaacacattgggtctagagtccagactcttgaaaacattggcaagaaaaaatactcttgattcaatcggatttttacttaaatcaaaaggaaatccgctcaaattaaaatgcttggttcttgatttaagcaaaaatccgattgaatcaagagtatttttttttgtcgatgttttcaagagtctggactctagatccaatgtgtttttttttcagtgtacttaatttttctgtctaggaggtactgaatttcctgggaatgtaccgaaaaagtactgatttttggccagcctgttttagtagacaccctgtgctcccatttcccggaactagcaCTGGATTTCGGAACTTccaagattttcctgaatttttccggaactttttttttgttaattattatttttatttttatgagagCTTGCGCACCCTATATGTGGGTCACTTGGCTTTAGTCCTGTcagacaaacagccaccgcttAGTAAAGAGGTACTTCAGCATGAGATTTGATCGCATTGATCAAGTGGAATTCAAGTTCTCGGTAAAGTTCTAATTCTGTTCTTGATAGGGTAGTTTTGGAATCGATGATCACTTGAGGATCCGGGTTTCTCATGAGGTTGAAGATATTGGTTGGTTGTTTTATATTTGGGCAATGAAGAAGGATGTggtcccggaacttttgaaattcccgacaTGTTTCGGATCTtttgggtggtttcacgataactggaatagttttgtcgccgtaacagacaacacatttttcggtcatatttttagtagtaatgataatcactcgaatttttttgcactaaTCTACACGAGGTTACGTGCtgtaacgcttttcaaagatttatcgctctacttttcaattttaatatattaaTTGCTGGAAATGTGCtttctgttacgctgacttcttaccgcgtaacagacagtacattttcggaatttacataatattaattgagaagtagagcaataaatcattagaaagcagggccggattaaggaggtggccacatgggccgcggcccatggcggcaaatctagggggcggcaaattttgcaatttttttaaatgtaggaaataaaaaaatcggttttagaaaaaaaattacaaacgagaaaaggctacaaaatcgctcatttcctgagagtatagtaatgactaattttgtcgtctttcagtgatacaagagacagcacctttaattagtcgagttaagagagaaaccaaacacacaatttggcctagaacaaCGACTGGCGTTtggcgacttagggagaaatgttgacgaggacttgagatgaaaaggagaagccctaggcgcggcggtcggcatgttacacatattagcgcctacaagaatggatgaatacttcacgcattgcgccaaacacagtgcggtcagcgtgaaacgcatagcgcctacaagactgcgtgaatacttcacgcattgcgccaaacacggtgcggtcggcgcggcgcggcggtggaagttaaaatcattaaaccaaattttgtgtttgttctttcataattttttcgttcatttcttatgaatggaaggccttgtccattagagataggtttacgaaagttgactttcgcgcaaagttccgtgaccttttgctagtagtgttgacagggctttcccaaaaaatgtgttcaacacgagtaaacgcgtattatgcacccctcccctgctggcacgttcacttgatggtttttattgatgtttaaaaacgaatgagaaggggcggcaaaatacaggcggcccatgggcggcaagtaggaaaatccggccttGTTAAAAAgagttataatacgtaaccctctgaagattaatgcaaaaaaattcgagtgattatcatttttactgaaaatttgaccgaaaaatgtgttgtctgttacggcaacaaaactattccagttatcgtgaaaccacccttctACTCCTCTGCAGACTCTAAAATTGGAGCCATGGCTGTTCAAACCTGGAATCATCAGTCCAATATATATTAATAGATGAAAGTTCATGTAATGTAATCTTTCCATTTGTCTTTTTTCAACCCTCAATCTTTGATTCTTTCCAGACTGGAAGGCTTGATTTTAACTGTGGGAAAGTAACAGGTCACAGAGGACCTGTTCTCGACGTAAAATGGAACCCTTTCAACGACAATATCATAGCCTCTTGCTCCGATGATTGCACCGTAAGTCTTTTGTTTCCCCTTTTATATTGATAAGACTTATCAGGTCTAAATGATAGTAgcattttcctttttcattgcagaacacttttttttctccagagattttttttttatcagttgctttttttttctcaagtttgCTTGCGTTTGCTTGCATGAGATCATAATCTTTCATTAGCTCAAGGCAATGAAATTGTATGAAAACCGTCTTAGAAAGTTGAGATTTCCACTGGCAGAGATCATTTTAATCGAATCCTCATAAATATTGTTAAGCCTCCTATGTCAGAAGCTGTGGCAAACATTCATGATTATCACTAAGAGAAAAAGTCGCCTGAGCACATCAGAACTGTGTAATTCAAATTAAATCATTGATTTCAATGCATGAAGGAGtgtctcatgaaattttaagctCGAGAATTATTCATAAAAAGTCTAATCAAACTATTGGTGTTGGATACGCTGCACATGGTGTTTGCAAACACAATTTTGGGGAAAAGCGATTTAAAGTTTAAATCCACCATACTTGGGGTTCCAAAGTGTAAAGTAAAATATAATTGTATGCCCTCTTacaaaaatgaaccagaaatgaAATTAATCTGACTTTATTGTTGAGGATACCAGTGATACTGAAATATCGATTGTTAACTatcaacttaaaaaaattgttttcataaaaaatttgcgaCCATATACTATGGCTTCTTTTCCTTTGTATAGCcactttttaaaagtttttctcaaaaatgcctaactctgaaaaaactgaaaaatccatAAAACTGAAACAACATATTTCAGACAAAAATGTTTTTGTGAATGGAAATGGAACTCTGTAGCCAAAAATATGAACCTCTTTGGTTCTCTACCAGTACAATATTAACTTCAACAACCTTAAAGCTGGgtttatttcgaaaaaaacaggaatttgTGCCTATTGTTTAatgtagaatgaaaaataaataaatacaattgTGTATGAACCTAGAAAGAATTTCTCCACGATAAAACAGAATTCTCATTATTTCTGAGTCGTGCAGTTTTGGTTGAATGAAGACATCTATTTATTGATGAAATCTTGATTCATTGTTACTTAACGTTTATCTTTGTGAGAGTAGGAAATATTGTTTCAAACAAGTTCTGATAAACCTCAAATTATACAGATGTAATGTCTGTTTTgtcaggttttttcttcttcttttcccttcttttttagttttcttttggATTTTCTCTCATTAAAATGTATACTTATGGTGGAATTTTTTCCCTCAGATCAAGTTGTGGTACATACCAGACGGAGGTCTTGGCAATAATCTCACAGAATGGCTCATGGATCTGCATGGACACAAAAGAAGAGTCGGTTACATTGAATGGCATCCGACCGCTGAAAATGTCCTCGTCAGTGCCAGCTTTGACTACCTGGTAAGGATCCTTAGCTTCCGCtgttttttcccatcaaaaaTGGGGTTGTAGTAACCCCATTGGTGAATTGGAGTTGTAAAAATATACTCCAATAAACTTTTTGCCCTGAAAACAATAGCAACGTTTTGGAAGTCCAAAATCCATGCCTAAGGGCCAGGAAAGcttgatttttcatcaaattcaacttggtaaaaaattattctcatttgCCGATTAGAGTCAACATTAGGAGAGGTGCTGTTTTCCTTTGTTTATTTAAATTTACGCCCCATAAGATGACTACTTTGTAGAGTATGCTGGGAGATCCAGAATCTTAACTCTCAGGTTTCATATCGagacaaaaacatttttctcagttACTGACAAGTTGCATGATTTGGTTTCAATCAGTAAAACCAGATGTCAATTAGTATAATGGTAAAGATGTAAAATCAAGAATTAGGTTTTATTCACCATGTAGCCTataaagaataattttatttgatcaaattagtGTTTTATGATTGGGTCCTATTATGTAAAATCAGTCACAACTGTGTCATAAAGTCGAAAAGCATGATTTTAGATATATAAAATcaggaaataaattttaatcatCAGTGCAGCTTTTAAAGAGTATCTTTTGGTGATCAAAAGTACTTTAAATTCAAACACTTACAATCGTAAGGAGGTTTTTATGAGCTAGGATTAATGATACAGATCATTAGAAcaaacaacaattttttttatttctttaccaaaattgaCAATATTAAtgcattttaaatgatttttcacaGATGATCATTTGGGATGTAGGCAAAGGTGCCGCTCTGAACGTGATAGATTGTCACACAGATGTAATCTACTGTATGTCTTTCAATCGTGACGGAAGTCGCATCGCAACCACATCCAAAGATAAAAAACTCAGGATCATAGATCCTCGAACCGGAGTCGTCATATCTGTGAGTTCTCATCTTCTGTCATTTATCTATCTCCCTCATCTCTGAACTAGCTACATCCTCTTTCAGAAAAGAATGAATCatatctgttaaatttttttaataattattaattattgaCTGATGAAACCAAAAAAGTATCAATGTCAGCCAGCATCGAGAGAAAAACCAGGTCAGATGAAGTTTGTAGGTACAAATAAATGAAATGGTTAAGAtagaaagaaaaactaaaaagcaAAAATGCATTTGAGTATTGAAATAATGCCATCTGTCAGAAGATGATCGTAGTTGGTAATAATGTCCAAAGTTTTGGCAGGATTATACGTACTGGGCCATGAAGGAGGATGGCGGTGTGAGAAATGAACTGATTTTTTGACCTGATAAGAATTAAAGTACAAAACCTGttgtctcatcaaaatttcatgttgaaAACATCTAATACatcaaaaatatccaaaatcaACTAATAAACGAGAAATTAGCACCTATATGTCTTACTGACGCAACTTGATACAAACCTCCTGTTTGCAAAGGATAACCCAAAATCAATGTAGaacatatcgatggcgaaaTTTCAAAAGACTCATCTCAAtcacaatgtttcaaaatttccacccctattttattttttcaaagagtaaCAAGCCAACTGTATGGCTTAAAATCCctataaaatattttgttacaagagaagaaaaatctgagaggttttgaagaattgacgttaagtagtttctgttcaaaaaaaaagtatgacaggaagtttgaaaaatcgCAAACCGATATACATGTTTGAGAGTTTCATTTTCAACATCTATTATGATATATCTAACATGTTTAACATTCGTTCACCAATGCTTTGTTTTTAGGAGGGAATTTGTCACGCTGGAACAAGATCCAGCAAAGTGGCATACTTGGGGAGCTCTGGCCGATTGGTCACAACCGGCTTCTCGCGATACTCAGATCGACAGATCGCTTGTTGGAACGAGAACAATCTCAGTCAGCCACTTATGATTGAAACAGTTGACTCATCCTCAGGCATCCTTTTCCCGTACTTTGACCAGGATACCAATGTTTTGTTCCTCGCTGGTAAAGTAAGTACTcgtatttaaattttaacctCTGTAACTTTAAAGAAAGTCAGCTCTTGTGCGtagtatttttttgcttttgaagAGCAGACTTCAGTTGTTAATGAAAGTGTGATTCATCCCAGGTTCGAGCATGGTCAAACTGGGGCTCAATGGATCACatcactttaaaaattttgtttgccgagtttttattttaccttagAACATAGAATGTCCAGGGAGTCcataagtccggaaatagtactgattttttgagggcggtcctgaagtgctgaaaaattgcggaaattctgcaagaaggtccagaattttttttttatttttgtcacaatttgagggaggaattcaaatttttgaaatttttcgaatttcctcaattgaaggtactgaaaaactactgaatatttatgttgaggaggtactgaatttcttgggaatgtactgaaaaagtacgaatttttggccagcctgttttagtagacccCCTGATGTCTGCCTCAAATTTAATCTTATATTTCATACTGTTATGTAAATTAATTCTTCTATTTTGTTTTCAGGGTGATGGAAATATTCGTTACTATGAAATCGTCAACGAAGCACCTTGGATACATTTTCTCAGTCAATATTTATCTGGGTCTCCTCAGGTGAGTTCAGTGATAATCATTTTTACATTTCCcgtaaaattcatgaaataattctttcttcattggaaaaacaaatcttttgaaaaaataattaatcctTTATCTGATGGAACCAGCAGActgcttattgaaattgatagacaacgcAGTTGATAAAGAAGACGATGATAAAATGGAGCAGTCTTATTGGTTGAAAGAAGTGGTTAATATAGACcaaggggaaaaatgatggactaaccataggaTCTCATATTGGTTTCCGATAGCTAGCTTATTACTTATcctttttgtccattgcaaccacccgtttaaCCAAGAGGAACCCTTCATAtttcctttgtcttctttgtccaccgctttgtctatcaatttcaatgatcagcccgcagccTTTCAATCTTTTGAGTCCAATTTTAGGTGGAGGATTCattaaaaatctttgaaatcttttttcttgaaattttctgtaaattttcatcACCTATCCCAAAACAGTCTGACAAACTATCAAAAGATATTCCTATtagatttatatttttttttaaaaaagaaagaaaaagaaaatgaaattttcaaatgctaCCACAGAGAAGTGCAATTCTGGACCCTTATGGCGtttttctttgaggttggtgtcAATCATGTGTAAATACGTTGCTTAGAATATACTTCTTGGCACTCATCTCGTACAATTATTTGTACAAAATCTTGTCAAATGTAGCAAATTTACCATTTTTCAGCGAGGTCTTGGATTCATGCCAAAGCGAGGCTGTGATGTCACCCAATGCGAAGTGTTCCGGTTCTACAAACTCCACACTGCACGAGGAATGTGCGAGCCCATTTCCATGATTGTTCCGAGAAAAGTAAGTTGGTTTTAATTTGCCTAGTCTTTCTTATCACGAAATTTTTTAGTAGTGCAGGTGGCCTCATGGTGCAAAGCGAGAGATCTTACAATTTTGTATCTCTCAAATTGCCAGATCATG
This window contains:
- the LOC109037690 gene encoding coronin-2B isoform X3, with amino-acid sequence MTNSQLWFRGVRSSKFRHVYGLPVKREKCYDNVPITRNAHDSNFCAVNPKFVAIVTEVAGGGAFLVLPIEKTGRLDFNCGKVTGHRGPVLDVKWNPFNDNIIASCSDDCTIKLWYIPDGGLGNNLTEWLMDLHGHKRRVGYIEWHPTAENVLVSASFDYLMIIWDVGKGAALNVIDCHTDVIYCMSFNRDGSRIATTSKDKKLRIIDPRTGVVISEGICHAGTRSSKVAYLGSSGRLVTTGFSRYSDRQIACWNENNLSQPLMIETVDSSSGILFPYFDQDTNVLFLAGKGDGNIRYYEIVNEAPWIHFLSQYLSGSPQRGLGFMPKRGCDVTQCEVFRFYKLHTARGMCEPISMIVPRKSDQFQDDLYPDTAAPIPAVSAADWFNGVNRPPVLMSMKTGVTVHTYKPKVFKPNESTQKTDSNYRVKLAFLSRETIPDYRPLDMLPENEKNHKTTTNQTTKFQQIQQMFGNMVKEGNDNLSEDILTLKLNVKDENEESPKNEYQLQRAYSRQCEELKLLRKQLASRDRRIQDLEAYVATLQAQVQQRRL
- the LOC109037690 gene encoding coronin-2B isoform X4, with amino-acid sequence MTNSQLWFRGVRSSKFRHVYGLPVKREKCYDNVPITRNAHDSNFCAVNPKFVAIVTEVAGGGAFLVLPIEKTGRLDFNCGKVTGHRGPVLDVKWNPFNDNIIASCSDDCTIKLWYIPDGGLGNNLTEWLMDLHGHKRRVGYIEWHPTAENVLVSASFDYLMIIWDVGKGAALNVIDCHTDVIYCMSFNRDGSRIATTSKDKKLRIIDPRTGVVISEGICHAGTRSSKVAYLGSSGRLVTTGFSRYSDRQIACWNENNLSQPLMIETVDSSSGILFPYFDQDTNVLFLAGKGDGNIRYYEIVNEAPWIHFLSQYLSGSPQRGLGFMPKRGCDVTQCEVFRFYKLHTARGMCEPISMIVPRKSDQFQDDLYPDTAAPIPAVSAADWFNGVNRPPVLMSMKTGVTVHTYKPKVFKPNESTQKTDSNYRVKLAFLSRETIPDYRPLDMLPENEKNHKTTTNQTTKFQQIQQMFGNMVKESSACTQLPSVCRIGSSVISVSSEYSSLKRRIGAVFL
- the LOC109037690 gene encoding coronin-2B isoform X2, with the protein product MTNSQLWFRGVRSSKFRHVYGLPVKREKCYDNVPITRNAHDSNFCAVNPKFVAIVTEVAGGGAFLVLPIEKTGRLDFNCGKVTGHRGPVLDVKWNPFNDNIIASCSDDCTIKLWYIPDGGLGNNLTEWLMDLHGHKRRVGYIEWHPTAENVLVSASFDYLMIIWDVGKGAALNVIDCHTDVIYCMSFNRDGSRIATTSKDKKLRIIDPRTGVVISEGICHAGTRSSKVAYLGSSGRLVTTGFSRYSDRQIACWNENNLSQPLMIETVDSSSGILFPYFDQDTNVLFLAGKGDGNIRYYEIVNEAPWIHFLSQYLSGSPQRGLGFMPKRGCDVTQCEVFRFYKLHTARGMCEPISMIVPRKSDQFQDDLYPDTAAPIPAVSAADWFNGVNRPPVLMSMKTGVTVHTYKPKVFKPNESTQKTDSNYRVKLAFLSRETIPDYRPLDVVNKVSQKKSEMSKNMINTNKKNTSKNAKNKSCSNGSINSLGKNKVNGIDETDQKLVQIIVPSSDEEETQIIKSNNCNNTMLPENEKNHKTTTNQTTKFQQIQQMFGNMVKESSACTQLPSVCRIGSSVISVSSEYSSLKRRIGAVFL
- the LOC109037690 gene encoding coronin-2B isoform X1, whose translation is MTNSQLWFRGVRSSKFRHVYGLPVKREKCYDNVPITRNAHDSNFCAVNPKFVAIVTEVAGGGAFLVLPIEKTGRLDFNCGKVTGHRGPVLDVKWNPFNDNIIASCSDDCTIKLWYIPDGGLGNNLTEWLMDLHGHKRRVGYIEWHPTAENVLVSASFDYLMIIWDVGKGAALNVIDCHTDVIYCMSFNRDGSRIATTSKDKKLRIIDPRTGVVISEGICHAGTRSSKVAYLGSSGRLVTTGFSRYSDRQIACWNENNLSQPLMIETVDSSSGILFPYFDQDTNVLFLAGKGDGNIRYYEIVNEAPWIHFLSQYLSGSPQRGLGFMPKRGCDVTQCEVFRFYKLHTARGMCEPISMIVPRKSDQFQDDLYPDTAAPIPAVSAADWFNGVNRPPVLMSMKTGVTVHTYKPKVFKPNESTQKTDSNYRVKLAFLSRETIPDYRPLDVVNKVSQKKSEMSKNMINTNKKNTSKNAKNKSCSNGSINSLGKNKVNGIDETDQKLVQIIVPSSDEEETQIIKSNNCNNTMLPENEKNHKTTTNQTTKFQQIQQMFGNMVKEGNDNLSEDILTLKLNVKDENEESPKNEYQLQRAYSRQCEELKLLRKQLASRDRRIQDLEAYVATLQAQVQQRRL